The following are encoded together in the Flavobacterium haoranii genome:
- a CDS encoding DUF4339 domain-containing protein, producing the protein MRKYFIYNGETEVGPFDFEQLKSLQIKSDTPIWYEGLENWTTVDKIDELKTIIVSTPPKFENTKQNFSNPPKFSNYEKPTKKNNVLRNVLIGLGILLISVLVISAINSEPSEAELELMDIKADSIIQKSERERINSEKTIKNRNYRNNWQDFLTVTTNKYSYYEIGGIENLQIIVTNKTEYKIDEFKVNVCYVIDNGDCYKNEQITIYNIPAKSQKSEPAPNSNRGKRVDLFVEEIYSDELNFGYAPGNWSKNSDDPFFTKEKR; encoded by the coding sequence ATGAGAAAATATTTTATTTATAATGGTGAAACTGAAGTTGGACCATTTGATTTTGAACAATTAAAATCCTTACAAATAAAAAGTGACACGCCAATTTGGTATGAAGGATTAGAAAATTGGACAACTGTAGATAAAATAGATGAACTTAAAACAATAATTGTTTCTACTCCACCGAAATTTGAAAATACAAAACAAAATTTTTCAAATCCACCTAAATTTTCAAATTACGAAAAACCAACGAAAAAGAATAACGTTTTACGAAACGTTTTAATTGGTTTAGGTATTTTACTAATTAGTGTTTTGGTTATTTCTGCCATTAACTCTGAACCAAGTGAAGCAGAATTAGAATTAATGGATATTAAGGCTGACTCTATAATTCAAAAATCGGAGCGTGAAAGAATAAATTCTGAAAAAACAATAAAGAATAGAAATTACAGAAATAATTGGCAAGATTTCTTAACAGTAACTACAAATAAATATTCTTATTACGAAATTGGTGGAATTGAGAATCTGCAAATTATTGTTACAAATAAAACTGAATACAAAATAGACGAATTTAAAGTAAATGTTTGTTATGTTATTGACAATGGAGATTGTTATAAAAATGAGCAAATAACAATTTACAATATACCAGCAAAATCACAAAAAAGTGAACCTGCACCAAATTCGAATAGAGGAAAACGTGTTGACCTTTTTGTTGAAGAAATTTATAGCGATGAATTAAATTTTGGATATGCTCCAGGAAATTGGTCGAAAAATTCTGATGACCCATTTTTTACAAAGGAAAAACGATAA
- a CDS encoding cation transporter: protein MNKTIFEITKMDCPSEENLIRMKLDGISSIANLDFDIPNRKLTVFHIGETDQIEKSVLELNLGGKKISTEQTEQTEFNENANQKKLLWSVLAINFAFFIIEMTTGIISKSMGLVADSLDMLADSFVYGISLFAVGGTVIKKKRIAKIAGYFQITLAIIGFVEVLRRFFGDEKLPNFSTMIIVSIFALIANGICLYILQKSKSKEEAHMKASMIFTSNDVIINLGVITAGLLVNWLSSSKPDLIIGTIVFVLVIQGAFRILKLSK from the coding sequence ATGAATAAAACAATATTTGAGATTACCAAAATGGACTGTCCTTCAGAGGAAAATCTAATTCGAATGAAATTGGACGGAATTTCAAGTATTGCGAATTTGGACTTTGACATTCCCAACCGAAAATTGACCGTTTTTCACATCGGAGAAACTGACCAAATTGAAAAATCAGTTCTTGAACTAAATTTAGGCGGAAAGAAAATATCGACTGAACAAACCGAACAAACAGAATTTAATGAAAATGCAAACCAAAAAAAACTACTCTGGTCTGTACTTGCCATAAATTTTGCGTTTTTCATAATTGAAATGACAACAGGAATAATCTCAAAATCAATGGGATTGGTTGCCGACAGTTTAGATATGCTTGCGGACAGTTTCGTTTACGGAATTAGCTTGTTTGCGGTTGGCGGAACAGTAATAAAGAAAAAACGGATTGCCAAAATTGCTGGATATTTTCAAATAACACTTGCAATTATTGGATTTGTAGAAGTTTTAAGGAGATTTTTCGGAGACGAGAAATTACCCAACTTTTCGACAATGATTATAGTTTCAATTTTCGCACTTATTGCAAACGGAATTTGTCTTTACATTTTACAAAAATCAAAAAGTAAAGAAGAGGCACATATGAAAGCAAGTATGATTTTCACATCAAACGATGTGATTATAAATTTAGGAGTAATAACAGCTGGACTTTTGGTAAACTGGTTGAGTTCAAGCAAACCTGATTTGATTATCGGAACAATAGTTTTTGTTTTGGTAATTCAAGGAGCTTTTAGAATTTTAAAATTGAGTAAATAA
- a CDS encoding YegJ family protein, whose translation MFFSICFLSCNPNKKIDRENEPTIYNIQSDDSEMNQAIENAKQTLDSFDFALNNNTRIFTFFGLKKRVIENGFVEHIWIGNIKKLDNENYIGIVDNLPEKIENIKLGDTVQINRKEISDWMYIKNSKLHGGFSIKLLRDRMTKEERENFDRESGMKIE comes from the coding sequence TTGTTTTTTTCAATTTGTTTTTTAAGTTGTAATCCAAATAAAAAAATTGATCGAGAAAACGAACCAACAATCTACAATATTCAAAGTGATGATTCTGAAATGAATCAAGCAATTGAAAATGCAAAACAAACACTAGATAGTTTTGACTTTGCTTTGAATAATAATACTCGAATTTTTACTTTTTTTGGATTAAAAAAAAGAGTTATTGAAAATGGATTTGTTGAACATATTTGGATAGGAAATATCAAAAAACTTGATAATGAAAATTATATTGGCATTGTAGATAACTTACCAGAAAAAATAGAAAACATAAAATTAGGTGATACAGTACAAATAAATAGAAAAGAAATAAGTGATTGGATGTACATAAAAAATTCAAAACTTCATGGCGGATTTTCAATTAAGCTACTAAGAGATAGAATGACAAAAGAAGAAAGGGAAAACTTCGACAGAGAAAGCGGAATGAAAATCGAATAA
- a CDS encoding thermonuclease family protein — MQYNAKAPYLVETHWQIDEVKDGDSIIISNLFTRLRKEIRLYGLDAPEVKYNRKMKEDEQKTRLAAQFLIQLGLEALHYVLEVAPPKTVVTIITEQDNFYDYWNRQLGYVILPGGECLNDLLLINGFAKATDEYYCGRLAEFQKMNRKAQLKKRGIYKHVKKF, encoded by the coding sequence ATGCAATATAACGCAAAAGCACCCTATTTAGTGGAAACCCATTGGCAAATAGATGAAGTCAAAGATGGGGACAGCATAATCATTAGCAATCTTTTCACTCGTTTGCGAAAAGAGATACGACTATATGGTTTAGATGCACCAGAAGTAAAGTACAATAGAAAGATGAAAGAGGACGAACAGAAAACACGTTTAGCTGCTCAATTTTTAATCCAATTAGGATTGGAAGCCTTACATTATGTTTTGGAAGTGGCACCGCCTAAAACGGTTGTAACGATAATTACAGAACAGGATAACTTTTATGATTATTGGAACCGACAATTAGGATATGTAATCTTGCCAGGAGGGGAGTGTTTGAATGATTTGCTTTTGATCAATGGATTTGCAAAAGCAACAGACGAATATTATTGTGGACGATTAGCAGAATTTCAAAAAATGAATCGCAAAGCACAACTTAAAAAAAGAGGTATTTACAAGCATGTAAAAAAGTTCTGA
- a CDS encoding DUF5675 family protein encodes METKIIRVAQGKQSTLSQLYINGVFQCYLLEDKIRTEKIKEQTAIPTGTYSLQLNTWGAKNVNYKKAFGKVHEGMIEITGLPNFSYVYIHTGNTIEDTAGCPLCGFGFQLIQGDYRVTQSVMAYQMIYPKLAALAKNKANKISIENNFQF; translated from the coding sequence ATGGAAACAAAAATCATTCGCGTAGCACAGGGCAAACAAAGTACATTAAGCCAATTATATATCAATGGAGTATTTCAATGCTATTTACTAGAGGATAAAATACGAACTGAAAAAATCAAGGAACAAACTGCCATACCTACTGGAACCTATTCACTGCAGCTTAATACTTGGGGTGCAAAAAATGTGAACTACAAAAAAGCATTTGGAAAAGTTCATGAAGGTATGATTGAAATTACAGGATTACCAAATTTCAGTTATGTGTATATCCATACAGGAAATACGATTGAAGATACCGCAGGATGTCCGCTTTGTGGATTTGGGTTCCAACTTATCCAGGGCGATTACCGCGTTACGCAAAGTGTTATGGCTTACCAAATGATTTATCCTAAGCTAGCTGCATTAGCAAAGAACAAAGCAAACAAGATTAGTATCGAAAACAATTTTCAATTTTAA